From a region of the Methylomonas rapida genome:
- a CDS encoding SPFH domain-containing protein produces the protein MLGIQYFKADSSTFVIKTVNGKARKKGKGLSFFYNAATASIAAVPVSAQEAPFIFKLLTADFQSVTVQGQVTYRVTEPERMAEMLNYSLKNDGLTYVSEDPLKLSDRVIRIVQSIVQNKVQVTGLRDALKLGQTLVALLREQLAGDSPLAALGIDLLDVSISAVQPTPETARALEAEAREAILKEADDAIYDRRKSAVEQERTIKEAELQTELSVQQKEQEIAESRILNERTIQRGKVETERERLQAEIAAETQRKELVALNSENSRQQADAEAYAITERMKAFRELPVENLRAMALAKMEPEQLMAMAFESLAQNAGKIGELTITPDLFGQIMKKSARS, from the coding sequence ATGTTAGGCATTCAATATTTCAAAGCGGACTCATCAACGTTTGTTATCAAAACCGTTAACGGTAAAGCCCGAAAAAAAGGCAAAGGCTTGAGCTTTTTCTACAATGCTGCCACGGCCTCGATCGCCGCAGTACCGGTCAGTGCTCAGGAAGCTCCATTCATTTTTAAGCTTTTGACGGCAGACTTTCAGTCGGTGACCGTGCAAGGCCAGGTGACATATCGGGTGACTGAACCGGAAAGAATGGCCGAGATGCTGAATTACAGTCTGAAAAACGACGGTCTGACGTATGTCTCGGAAGATCCACTGAAATTGTCGGATAGGGTCATTCGTATCGTGCAATCGATTGTGCAGAACAAAGTACAAGTCACCGGACTACGAGATGCATTGAAACTGGGTCAGACGTTAGTTGCCTTGCTCCGAGAACAGCTTGCCGGGGATTCCCCGTTGGCGGCATTGGGCATCGATTTGCTGGATGTTTCGATCAGCGCCGTGCAGCCGACGCCAGAGACGGCTCGCGCCCTGGAGGCGGAGGCCAGGGAAGCGATTCTGAAGGAGGCGGATGACGCCATCTATGATCGCCGTAAATCCGCAGTCGAACAGGAACGCACGATCAAAGAGGCTGAACTGCAAACCGAGTTATCGGTGCAACAAAAAGAACAGGAAATTGCAGAATCACGGATCCTCAACGAGCGAACCATTCAACGCGGAAAAGTCGAAACTGAACGCGAGCGTTTGCAGGCCGAGATTGCCGCCGAAACACAACGCAAAGAATTGGTCGCTCTGAACAGCGAAAACAGCCGCCAGCAAGCGGATGCGGAAGCCTATGCCATTACGGAACGCATGAAGGCATTCAGGGAGCTGCCGGTGGAAAATCTCAGGGCGATGGCGCTCGCCAAAATGGAACCTGAGCAACTCATGGCCATGGCCTTTGAATCCCTAGCTCAGAATGCCGGCAAGATCGGTGAATTGACCATCACGCCGGATTTGTTCGGTCAAATCATGAAAAAATCGGCGCGGTCATGA
- a CDS encoding diacylglycerol kinase catalytic domain-containing protein — protein MSENYQYRFILVVRKTRLQELIERFNTWPQARFYLEHNQVDVQDYLDEHDLYQRRLQEAERTLKALGRFQLLERRLLPNYQFGPADIVVTIGQDGLVANTLKYLEGQPVIAINPDPGRWDGKLLPFEIGDLLSVVTRTIAGKSACKTIAFAEAKTNDGQRMLAVNDLFVGPQSHTSARYLLSWNGRQETQSSSGIIISTGFGSTGWFQSILAGALGVSGSESHPLKDGFAWHEQRLQFTVREPFPSRTTGTSLVFGSITPDTPLKLESQMPENGVIFSDGIETDYLAFNSGTVVTINLAATQGQLIV, from the coding sequence ATGAGTGAGAATTATCAATACCGCTTTATTCTGGTGGTACGCAAGACGCGGCTGCAGGAGTTAATAGAGCGTTTCAACACCTGGCCGCAAGCTCGGTTTTACCTGGAACACAACCAGGTCGATGTCCAGGATTATCTGGATGAGCACGATCTCTATCAGCGGCGTTTGCAAGAGGCCGAACGGACGCTGAAAGCGCTGGGCCGATTTCAGCTGCTGGAGCGGCGGCTACTGCCCAATTACCAGTTTGGACCCGCCGATATCGTGGTCACCATCGGCCAGGATGGGCTGGTGGCCAATACCCTGAAATATCTCGAAGGTCAGCCGGTCATTGCGATCAACCCCGATCCTGGCCGCTGGGACGGCAAGCTGCTGCCTTTCGAAATCGGGGATTTGCTGTCAGTGGTGACACGTACCATAGCCGGCAAGTCGGCTTGCAAAACCATAGCCTTTGCCGAGGCAAAAACCAATGATGGTCAACGCATGCTGGCAGTCAATGATCTGTTTGTTGGACCGCAAAGCCATACATCCGCCCGGTATCTGCTGTCGTGGAATGGCCGCCAGGAAACTCAATCATCATCCGGTATTATCATTTCTACGGGTTTTGGCTCAACTGGCTGGTTTCAGTCGATCTTGGCTGGGGCATTAGGAGTTTCCGGCAGCGAGTCCCATCCGCTGAAAGATGGTTTTGCTTGGCATGAACAACGTCTGCAATTTACCGTTCGCGAACCGTTTCCGAGTCGGACTACCGGCACCAGCTTGGTTTTCGGCTCTATCACACCCGACACGCCGCTCAAGCTGGAATCGCAGATGCCTGAAAACGGTGTGATCTTCTCGGACGGTATCGAAACCGACTACTTGGCATTCAATTCCGGTACGGTGGTGACGATCAATTTGGCGGCGACTCAAGGGCAATTGATTGTTTGA
- a CDS encoding choice-of-anchor A family protein, translated as MRLLDKKIARFTFLTWIFLFTLPTSAMSLDLGLAGQFNAFVLNDMTASHSDVEGRLAVGGNLNLQHYAIGMELGNSQGYRDDLIVGGALNFSDGRVYNGNARSGGTATIERVGFYSEDQINRLNGNYIAGNPIDFSQIGGELADKSRLWGNLSVNGLVDFESWGGLTLAGDDPTLNIFSISAEQLGSTTKFLLDIPDSARALINVTGKNVTMQGFGFYRQEDGVPVNDDDGRIPDNAPPKRHDGLLTQNILFNFIEAEVLEAYAIGIKGSILAPLADMIFYNGHIDGNLIVNSLSSKPGEYTGQVNYYPFMGMTESSSAIPEPPHVALIVIFLFGLVIKTHTTPQRRIAGKLIKNQRCSLTIEINT; from the coding sequence ATGCGACTACTGGACAAAAAAATTGCTCGATTTACTTTTCTGACATGGATTTTTCTGTTTACCTTGCCAACAAGCGCGATGTCATTAGACCTGGGGTTAGCGGGCCAATTTAACGCCTTCGTACTTAATGATATGACAGCAAGCCATTCCGATGTGGAAGGCCGTCTTGCGGTTGGCGGCAACCTCAACCTGCAGCATTATGCGATCGGCATGGAACTCGGCAACTCTCAAGGTTATCGGGATGACCTAATTGTTGGCGGTGCGTTGAATTTCAGCGACGGGCGTGTCTATAACGGTAATGCCCGAAGCGGGGGGACTGCCACCATTGAACGCGTGGGCTTTTATAGTGAAGACCAGATTAACAGACTCAACGGAAACTATATTGCAGGAAATCCCATCGATTTTAGCCAAATTGGAGGGGAACTCGCCGATAAATCCAGGCTATGGGGTAATTTGAGCGTTAATGGTTTGGTCGATTTTGAAAGTTGGGGTGGTTTAACCTTGGCCGGCGACGATCCAACCCTGAATATTTTTTCGATTTCCGCCGAACAATTGGGAAGCACGACAAAATTTCTATTAGACATACCCGACTCTGCGCGAGCCTTAATCAATGTCACCGGCAAAAACGTCACGATGCAAGGATTCGGCTTTTACCGACAAGAGGATGGCGTTCCTGTGAATGACGATGACGGACGCATTCCAGACAATGCGCCGCCCAAGCGTCACGATGGTTTGCTGACGCAGAACATTCTGTTTAACTTCATCGAGGCGGAAGTTTTGGAAGCCTATGCCATAGGCATTAAAGGCAGTATCTTGGCGCCGCTGGCCGACATGATTTTTTACAATGGCCACATAGATGGCAATTTGATCGTTAACTCGTTGAGCAGCAAGCCAGGCGAATACACGGGCCAAGTCAATTACTATCCTTTTATGGGCATGACGGAATCGTCGTCCGCAATACCAGAACCGCCGCATGTTGCCTTGATTGTCATTTTCTTATTTGGCCTAGTCATCAAGACGCATACCACCCCGCAACGAAGGATCGCTGGCAAGTTGATTAAAAACCAGCGTTGTTCTCTTACGATAGAGATAAATACCTAA
- a CDS encoding type IV pilin protein encodes MNKQQAFTLVELMVTVAIVGILVSIALPSYQEHVRKSRRADAEGALMGLANAMERHFTESNSYCDAGGTDGANSCGAAGTNDTGSPSIYHSQSPTSGNAVYSLTISAVTANTYALSATPTGAQANDKCGTLTLTNTGVKGVSAATVAECW; translated from the coding sequence ATGAATAAACAACAGGCATTCACCTTAGTTGAATTGATGGTTACCGTGGCGATTGTCGGTATTCTTGTCTCTATCGCCCTTCCAAGCTACCAAGAACATGTCAGGAAATCACGCCGAGCCGATGCAGAAGGGGCATTAATGGGCTTGGCAAATGCGATGGAAAGGCACTTTACGGAGTCCAATAGTTACTGCGATGCCGGAGGAACGGATGGTGCTAATAGTTGTGGAGCAGCAGGCACCAATGATACAGGCTCTCCGTCTATCTATCATTCACAGAGCCCCACATCAGGGAACGCTGTTTATAGTTTGACCATCAGCGCGGTCACTGCAAATACCTACGCACTGTCGGCCACGCCAACCGGCGCGCAGGCTAATGACAAATGCGGAACGTTGACGCTTACTAATACTGGGGTAAAAGGTGTGTCCGCAGCAACCGTAGCGGAATGCTGGTAA
- a CDS encoding pilus assembly PilX family protein, with amino-acid sequence MLLLLTLIGTTAVRVTGLDEKMAGNMRDRNLAFQAAESALNAGEAAAETTTISACPATAPNPTGFYQSRDVNCDGVQETTPIWNSIDWNTQAVHYSGALADISTNPRYIIEDMGLTCASPATPCPAVDQRRNFRITARASGGTADSLVMLQSIYQVDAP; translated from the coding sequence ATGCTGCTGCTGCTGACGCTGATTGGCACTACGGCGGTTAGAGTCACCGGGCTAGACGAAAAAATGGCTGGTAACATGAGGGATCGGAATCTGGCTTTTCAGGCGGCAGAATCGGCATTAAATGCTGGCGAGGCGGCTGCAGAAACCACAACCATTTCAGCTTGCCCAGCCACAGCCCCTAATCCTACTGGTTTTTACCAATCACGTGATGTCAATTGTGATGGTGTACAGGAAACTACCCCTATCTGGAACAGCATCGATTGGAATACGCAAGCGGTACATTATAGTGGGGCCTTAGCCGATATAAGTACCAACCCACGATATATCATCGAAGATATGGGCCTCACCTGTGCATCCCCCGCGACACCATGTCCAGCGGTCGATCAGCGCCGTAATTTTCGCATCACTGCACGGGCTAGCGGCGGTACCGCCGATTCGCTGGTGATGCTGCAATCCATTTATCAAGTAGATGCACCCTGA
- a CDS encoding PilW family protein, translated as MAGQSQSLHRQSGLTLVEIMIALLIGAFLLGGVLEIFINSRQTYRMQENLSRLQENGRFAMEFISRDLRMAGYLGCASLGSVTPAIDASPQSPNPNPAVNPFTNLNAIVGNNNISTSWNANACSGANQCVANTDAVTVQYADSCGGYLTGNMASDNANIQIPAANTCNINQYDTLLISDCNAADVFVATSASSGAGKQTIAHANNQNTSPKLSKVYGADAEIFVFRSYSYFIRTGASGRPALWRLDNAKAVVNGSNPVELLEDIEDFQILYGEDTDADGTANYYVPANSVVNIENVISARVSVLVASRDDNLASRPLAYTFNGTTTTPVDRRLRRIFTSTLAVRNRLNS; from the coding sequence GTGGCAGGTCAGAGTCAGTCATTGCATCGGCAATCCGGTCTGACGCTGGTGGAAATCATGATTGCCCTGTTGATTGGCGCGTTCCTGCTCGGCGGCGTTTTGGAGATTTTTATAAATAGTCGGCAAACTTATCGAATGCAGGAAAATCTTTCCAGGCTGCAGGAGAATGGCAGATTTGCGATGGAGTTTATCAGCAGGGATCTTCGCATGGCGGGCTATCTGGGGTGTGCATCGCTCGGTTCGGTAACTCCGGCAATCGATGCTTCCCCGCAATCCCCTAATCCGAATCCGGCGGTAAATCCCTTTACCAATTTGAATGCCATCGTCGGCAATAACAACATTTCGACTAGCTGGAATGCCAATGCCTGTTCCGGGGCAAATCAATGCGTTGCCAACACCGATGCAGTCACTGTTCAATACGCCGATAGCTGTGGTGGATACCTAACCGGAAATATGGCATCCGACAATGCCAATATTCAAATCCCCGCCGCCAATACTTGCAATATTAATCAATATGACACGCTGCTAATTTCGGATTGTAATGCTGCGGATGTTTTTGTTGCCACCAGCGCTTCCTCTGGTGCCGGAAAGCAAACCATCGCTCACGCCAATAATCAGAATACCAGCCCGAAGCTCAGTAAAGTATATGGTGCCGATGCAGAAATTTTCGTGTTTCGTTCCTATAGCTACTTTATTCGTACCGGCGCTTCAGGGAGGCCCGCCCTGTGGCGACTTGACAACGCCAAGGCAGTCGTCAACGGCTCAAATCCGGTTGAGTTACTGGAAGACATCGAAGATTTTCAAATTCTTTACGGGGAAGATACCGATGCCGATGGAACAGCCAACTACTACGTCCCAGCTAATAGCGTGGTTAACATTGAAAATGTGATCAGCGCACGGGTTAGCGTGCTGGTTGCCTCGCGAGATGACAATCTGGCTTCGCGGCCACTCGCCTATACCTTCAATGGCACAACGACCACTCCAGTTGATCGCCGCCTCAGAAGAATTTTTACCTCGACCTTAGCCGTCCGTAATCGGCTGAATTCATAG
- the pilV gene encoding type IV pilus modification protein PilV: MRKNNGFTLIEVLVATLVLSIGLLGLAALQANNLKNNQSAYFRSQATQLAYDIADRMRANVTASNSYLSTSTAVASATQQADCTEVSTTCSPEKMAQNDLYELKSALATALPGGAATITSAGGVFTVTVNWDDNHDGLTDNADPNFQMSFQL; encoded by the coding sequence ATGAGAAAAAACAACGGCTTTACTCTAATAGAGGTGTTGGTAGCCACCTTGGTGTTGTCTATTGGCTTGCTAGGGTTGGCGGCACTTCAAGCTAACAATCTCAAAAATAACCAGAGCGCCTATTTTCGCAGCCAGGCCACTCAACTTGCGTATGACATCGCCGATCGTATGCGAGCCAATGTTACTGCAAGCAATAGTTACCTGAGCACCTCTACCGCGGTTGCGTCCGCAACGCAGCAGGCGGATTGCACCGAGGTCAGCACGACCTGCTCCCCAGAAAAAATGGCGCAAAACGACCTGTATGAGTTGAAAAGCGCCCTGGCGACCGCTTTACCTGGGGGCGCTGCCACGATTACTAGCGCTGGCGGGGTTTTTACCGTTACCGTTAATTGGGACGATAACCATGATGGCTTGACCGATAATGCTGACCCGAATTTTCAGATGAGTTTTCAACTATGA
- a CDS encoding GspH/FimT family pseudopilin: protein MFHEEMSYQGYTLIELMVTVTVAAIVMGLAVPSFIGTVRSNRLTTYANELVSSLNYARSEAIKRSAPISIRRKGTTSQHWETGWDVFVDLNGNGAFDDNANSTLCEATEDCLLKTYDALSTGYTLRTGNSSYKDYATYLAEGLSKNQVSEVFRLCDNTQNTTNSRTISVNAIGRPSTTVGNAASCP, encoded by the coding sequence ATGTTTCACGAAGAAATGTCATACCAAGGATATACTCTGATCGAGTTGATGGTAACGGTCACCGTCGCTGCAATTGTTATGGGCTTGGCCGTTCCAAGCTTCATCGGAACTGTGCGGAGTAATCGCTTGACAACCTACGCCAATGAACTGGTTTCTAGCCTGAATTATGCACGTAGCGAAGCCATAAAACGGAGTGCCCCCATATCAATCCGGCGCAAAGGAACTACAAGCCAACACTGGGAAACGGGTTGGGATGTATTTGTCGATCTCAATGGTAATGGTGCATTTGATGATAATGCCAACAGCACGCTATGCGAGGCTACGGAAGATTGCCTATTAAAAACCTATGATGCTTTGTCGACGGGCTATACCCTTAGGACAGGCAATAGCAGTTACAAGGATTATGCGACTTATCTGGCCGAAGGCTTGAGTAAAAATCAGGTTAGCGAAGTTTTTCGGCTTTGCGATAACACTCAAAATACCACGAACTCGCGAACAATCAGTGTCAATGCGATAGGCAGACCTAGTACTACAGTAGGAAACGCAGCATCTTGTCCCTAA
- a CDS encoding PEP-CTERM sorting domain-containing protein → MKQRYFLPLVALIGVASTSSMAATIDVTYAKSADFGSGQVGYITGAIAPNPNSHNSFVGVSIGGNSFTTNNIDYDFSSSGQFNAWCVDIYHWMSNGSTIYDVATASDLATELSKLRPETPGQIRVDKMIQLANQVYSFIDTTIESAAFQLAIWEIAYGTPSAVGSFIIDSTDKNFRVKDSSLAFVSLANNWLSQLATANNTGNYTLTYLNDGARNKSQDVIVFTETPLAPSSFSVPEPNSFALIGLGLAGFSFVRRKKVVRV, encoded by the coding sequence ATGAAGCAGAGATACTTTTTACCGCTCGTTGCATTAATAGGTGTTGCAAGCACATCATCAATGGCGGCAACTATTGACGTAACCTATGCCAAATCGGCCGATTTTGGTAGTGGTCAAGTTGGTTACATCACAGGTGCTATCGCCCCCAATCCCAATTCACATAACAGTTTCGTTGGTGTATCGATAGGTGGAAACAGTTTCACCACGAACAATATAGACTATGACTTTTCGTCAAGTGGCCAATTCAATGCATGGTGCGTGGATATTTATCATTGGATGAGCAATGGTAGCACTATCTATGACGTTGCGACTGCCAGCGACCTCGCTACCGAATTATCTAAATTACGTCCCGAAACACCCGGACAGATACGGGTCGATAAAATGATTCAATTAGCCAATCAAGTCTACAGTTTCATTGACACAACAATCGAGTCGGCAGCTTTTCAACTAGCGATTTGGGAAATTGCCTATGGTACGCCCAGTGCTGTTGGAAGTTTTATAATCGATAGTACCGACAAGAATTTCAGGGTTAAAGATTCATCATTAGCTTTTGTCAGTCTAGCCAATAATTGGTTAAGTCAATTAGCTACTGCTAATAATACCGGGAACTATACTCTCACATATTTAAACGACGGTGCGCGGAATAAGAGCCAAGATGTCATCGTTTTTACTGAAACACCCCTTGCTCCATCATCTTTCTCGGTACCCGAACCAAACTCATTTGCGCTTATTGGTCTTGGTCTAGCTGGATTTTCATTCGTTAGGCGCAAGAAAGTCGTACGGGTATAA
- the trfA gene encoding plasmid replication initiator TrfA has product MDRNSTNHSLDNLTERFQSLTERKKAKLRVVEPLTSLPNWPTAIRGTPNACLRSALFAGIQGKERIAYKKRTLLAAVDGIEVRYLGIQLNQSDLDVWMQIVHLSRQQLPGFSVTFSAHALLSALGRGSGKSQHEWLKEAMARLGGAFVEITFHGRDAFGEKGFLRYYRDERTQRYVVELTESMLRLFEEGYTYIEFEQRQKLRKQPLALWLHGFLSSHAAPFPMKITTIHRLSGSGAKTLRDFKYRLGKALEALVSIGTLASFEFADDMVKIKRQPTPSQQRFLGDQQL; this is encoded by the coding sequence ATGGATAGAAATAGCACAAACCATTCGCTGGACAATCTCACCGAACGTTTTCAGTCTCTGACGGAACGGAAAAAAGCCAAATTGCGGGTTGTCGAACCCTTGACGTCTTTGCCCAACTGGCCGACGGCAATCCGCGGTACGCCTAATGCCTGTTTGCGGAGCGCATTGTTCGCCGGCATCCAAGGCAAGGAGCGCATTGCCTACAAAAAACGAACATTGTTGGCTGCGGTCGATGGCATTGAGGTTCGTTACCTCGGTATACAGCTCAATCAATCGGACCTCGATGTCTGGATGCAGATCGTGCATTTGTCCCGGCAACAATTACCGGGATTTAGCGTGACCTTCAGCGCCCATGCCCTGTTGTCGGCATTGGGGCGCGGTAGCGGCAAAAGCCAACACGAATGGCTGAAAGAAGCGATGGCCCGCTTGGGCGGCGCCTTTGTCGAAATCACCTTTCACGGCCGGGATGCCTTCGGTGAAAAAGGCTTCTTGCGCTATTACCGTGATGAACGGACGCAGCGTTACGTAGTGGAATTGACCGAATCCATGCTGCGTCTGTTCGAGGAGGGCTATACCTACATCGAATTCGAGCAGCGGCAGAAATTACGCAAACAACCCTTGGCCTTATGGTTGCATGGTTTTCTGTCGTCCCATGCTGCTCCGTTCCCGATGAAAATTACCACCATTCACCGGCTGAGCGGTAGTGGCGCGAAAACCCTGCGTGATTTCAAGTATCGGCTGGGTAAAGCGTTGGAGGCCTTGGTGAGTATTGGCACTTTGGCTAGCTTTGAGTTCGCTGATGATATGGTGAAAATCAAACGCCAACCGACGCCCAGTCAACAACGTTTTCTGGGCGACCAGCAGCTCTAA
- the mobH gene encoding MobH family relaxase: MENTPSTLITRIRQRLFGVESAPVDQVATTIDEDVPRYPPFMKGLPAAPVERILSGQTELISAIEQALAMPDNLYQTIVAPVIRRYAAYSHLLPASESHHHRGAGGLFRHGLEVAHWATLASQGSLFATSASPKERKAQELRWRLAVCFAGLLHDIGKPVADIAVVDAQGQHTWNPCDENITDWAVRHEIDRYFLRWRDNRHKRHEQFSALVIERVLTREARTFILESGPDIMQAMLETINGLDRGSKVYALVITADCKSVERDLKAHYQNIDSALGMPVEKYLFDAMRRLVKSGQWAVNEKGARLWRFEDGLHIVWRAGAQDIVTLLAKDKVPGIPRDEDTLADILIERGLAIPKSWPDGRQYRYWQMQPEGLDNPLYLLRLKSAELIFSGELPLVVEAREINESDATIVKAEPVTNPAPKLSKPAKPKSVAVMKQPQRADKPKPVEPKEPQIEPAHDTSAELELPAIESAPGILNSLPSDPDQGLSESTSTDGLPSLCQAEQPNNATRAEPTNAEKTASAAKPDFSTRDSKSVSNPVDSVKCWLENHGDAGQWLLDIAAMLNQGQWQLGNDILEVQDKYLLPFPATAEKLAVDPPQFIKTLEDRGWLVTDVLSPMRKVQTIQSVRGVLLALEPSLALKALLKSQGKATLTASSKQAPSNNTDKTRDQVKSAQPQDETHLKPKPVQPKSNATGMQKSIGGNVSDSLANSEPDKASDPVTTPPAKAGTIDLLITHVRQQNIPPDESSTDGHWHTVSNAALEQFLTQHPTIKRTRLMLDIANHPDCRSVSAAEGIQVRLCP; the protein is encoded by the coding sequence ATGGAAAATACGCCTTCGACTCTCATTACCCGCATCCGCCAACGTCTGTTTGGCGTCGAGTCCGCGCCTGTCGATCAGGTTGCGACAACGATTGATGAGGATGTGCCGCGTTATCCGCCGTTTATGAAGGGTCTGCCAGCTGCGCCTGTGGAACGCATACTGTCAGGTCAAACGGAGTTGATTTCCGCCATCGAACAGGCGCTGGCCATGCCGGATAATCTTTATCAAACCATAGTCGCGCCGGTCATCCGTCGCTATGCCGCCTACAGCCACTTGTTGCCGGCTTCGGAATCGCATCACCATCGCGGCGCCGGTGGGTTATTTCGACACGGATTGGAAGTTGCACATTGGGCCACTTTGGCTTCCCAAGGCAGTTTGTTTGCCACGTCAGCATCACCCAAGGAACGAAAAGCCCAAGAATTACGCTGGCGTCTGGCGGTCTGTTTTGCCGGGCTGTTGCATGACATCGGCAAACCGGTCGCCGATATCGCCGTGGTCGACGCACAGGGGCAACATACCTGGAACCCTTGCGATGAAAATATCACTGACTGGGCTGTGCGACATGAGATCGACCGGTACTTTCTGCGCTGGCGAGACAACCGCCATAAACGCCATGAACAGTTTTCGGCCTTGGTGATCGAGCGCGTCCTGACACGCGAAGCCCGCACATTCATTCTGGAGTCCGGCCCCGACATCATGCAGGCCATGCTGGAAACCATTAACGGTTTGGACCGCGGCTCCAAAGTCTACGCACTGGTGATCACCGCCGACTGCAAAAGCGTAGAACGGGATTTAAAAGCGCACTACCAAAACATCGATTCGGCCTTGGGCATGCCGGTGGAAAAGTACCTGTTCGACGCTATGCGCCGCTTGGTCAAGTCCGGACAGTGGGCCGTCAACGAAAAAGGTGCTCGGCTATGGCGTTTTGAGGATGGCCTGCATATCGTGTGGCGGGCCGGTGCGCAAGACATCGTCACATTGCTTGCCAAGGACAAAGTGCCCGGCATTCCTCGCGACGAAGACACCTTGGCGGACATTCTGATCGAACGCGGCTTGGCCATTCCCAAATCCTGGCCAGATGGTCGGCAATACCGCTATTGGCAAATGCAGCCTGAAGGCTTGGACAATCCGCTGTATCTGTTGCGCCTGAAATCCGCGGAACTGATCTTCAGTGGTGAGCTGCCGCTCGTGGTTGAAGCGCGCGAAATCAACGAATCCGATGCGACCATCGTAAAAGCCGAGCCAGTTACCAATCCGGCACCGAAACTCAGCAAACCGGCAAAACCCAAGAGCGTCGCGGTTATGAAGCAACCCCAACGCGCTGATAAGCCGAAGCCAGTTGAGCCCAAAGAACCGCAGATAGAACCTGCTCATGACACGAGCGCTGAACTCGAGCTACCGGCCATTGAATCGGCACCAGGCATTTTGAATTCCTTGCCCTCAGATCCCGATCAAGGTCTGTCTGAATCCACATCAACCGATGGCCTCCCTTCGTTGTGTCAGGCCGAACAACCTAACAACGCAACTCGCGCCGAACCGACCAACGCAGAAAAAACTGCATCAGCCGCAAAACCTGATTTCTCCACGAGGGATTCGAAAAGCGTCTCCAATCCGGTCGACAGCGTCAAGTGCTGGTTGGAAAACCATGGCGATGCCGGCCAATGGCTATTGGACATCGCCGCTATGCTCAATCAAGGCCAATGGCAGTTAGGCAACGATATATTGGAAGTCCAAGACAAATACTTGCTCCCGTTTCCAGCGACGGCTGAAAAACTCGCCGTCGATCCGCCCCAGTTCATCAAAACCCTGGAGGACAGAGGTTGGCTGGTGACCGACGTTCTGTCGCCGATGCGAAAGGTACAAACCATCCAATCGGTCCGCGGCGTCCTGCTGGCATTGGAACCGAGTTTGGCTTTGAAGGCATTACTGAAATCCCAAGGCAAAGCCACGCTGACAGCATCATCCAAACAAGCCCCAAGCAACAATACCGATAAGACCAGAGATCAAGTTAAGTCTGCTCAGCCTCAGGACGAGACGCATCTGAAGCCTAAGCCTGTCCAGCCCAAATCAAACGCAACCGGCATGCAAAAATCAATCGGCGGCAACGTGTCAGACAGTTTGGCCAATTCCGAGCCTGATAAGGCAAGTGATCCCGTAACAACCCCACCGGCAAAAGCCGGAACGATCGATTTGCTGATCACGCATGTGCGGCAACAAAACATTCCGCCCGATGAATCATCGACAGACGGTCACTGGCACACAGTGTCCAATGCCGCGCTGGAGCAATTTCTGACGCAACATCCGACAATCAAACGCACTCGACTGATGCTCGATATCGCCAACCATCCTGATTGCCGTTCGGTCAGTGCCGCGGAAGGCATTCAGGTTCGGTTATGCCCATGA